The Podarcis raffonei isolate rPodRaf1 chromosome 2, rPodRaf1.pri, whole genome shotgun sequence genome window below encodes:
- the LOC128409198 gene encoding zinc finger protein 585B-like translates to MRPFWARDKMAVREGTQSGFGLRFHAELEQGVPQQIKMEEEDTSDSTSGEGLEETPYIIQAGSIRKFLQRPPGDQETGNGLLWESQWQDFLKTLEYPPQILEEPTPWDNSKSFLASFEQVAEACRWPRDDWMVHLLPALSGEAEQIFSNLDTRDRINYDKVKAAILRGDAIIRERQRQNFRRFCYQEAEGPRGVYGRLQQLCGQWLKAERHSKEQILELLILEQFLSILPPEMQSWVGEHGPETCSQAVALAEDFLQRAHAGESWEEQELGTIEEVALDFSEEEETPLNGEQSPGYTEANREDDDSDATSLGEDWVSATETETPQSEGFYQAYPNGTPNGRREESKASCFHEQEEHRPERKEENGPPERAETCVIWEGDELLEESREAQGIHMPKKKGMFKVDGWRFRQRTDPIKRERTNTVEQPYKCSDGGKSFKVISHCISRKRRHGERKQHRCPDCGKSFIGKAHLINHQRTHTGEKPFKCLACGKTFAQSSNLSVHERIHTGVKPFQCSDCGKNFCSSANLTKHQSTHVKGAPYKCLVCGKSFKVHSHFITHKRIHAGRKSHTCSDCGKNFPAASHLIIHRRVHTGERPYKCVECGKAFIQKAHLKVHQRTHKRGKSFQCSECGENFSSRISLIQHQIIHPGVSPYKCYECGKTFRVNSHLIAHKRNHAAKKPHKCSYCGKSFFTKSYFIIHQRIHTGERPFKCLACGKGFSQISHLNVHKRTHIGVKTFQCSDCGKSFSSSTNLIKHQSIHTRGNLYICSDCGKSFKGHSHLIAHKRIHTAKRTHKCSYCGKSFFGKSYLMTHQRIHTGERPYKCLACGKSFRQSSHLTAHQRTHKGKKSLCCSDCGKSFRVSSHLIAHKRIHEAKKAHKCSYCNKSFIFKSYLIIHERMHTGERPYKCLVCGKSFSQNSHLTVHQRTHVGKKPSRKGFRVSSQLIAHKRIHTTKKLHNNNNNNNNNNNNNNGNSTKCLDCGKSFISKSYLLIHQRIHTGERPYKCTVCGKCFSQSSHLTVHQRTHKGEKLFPCSDCEEKFSSRMKLLKHQRIHMKGNPFKCLDCGKSFVTKSQLVVHQRSHTGERPYKCLDCGKGFSQSSNLIRHQRIHSGENPYKCSDCGKSFCSGENLIKHQRIHT, encoded by the exons ATGAGGCCATTCTGGGCCCGAGACAAGATGGCCGTCAGGGAAGGGACACAGTCTGGCTTTGGCCTGCGGTTCCATGCAGAGCTTGAGCAAGGAGTCCCCCAGCAGAtcaaaatggaggaggaggataCCTCGGATTCCACCTCGGGGGAAGGGTTGGAAGAAACCCCTTACATCATCCAGGCTGGAAGCATCCGCAAATTCCTGCAGAGGCCTCCCGGAGACCAGGAAACTGGCAACGGGCTGCTTTGGGAAAGCCAGTGGCAGGACTTTCTGAAGACCCTGGAATACCCACCACAGATCCTGGAGGAACCCACCCCGTGGGACAACAGCAAGTCTTTCCTGGCCTCCTTTGAGCAAGTGGCAGAAGCGTGCCGGTGGCCCCGAGATGACTGGATGGTCCATCTTCTGCCAGCCCTCAGCGGGGAAGCTGAGCAGATCTTCAGCAACCTGGACACCAGAGACAGGATTAACTACGACAAGGTCAAGGCGGCCATCTTGCGTGGGGACGCCATCATCAGGGAGAGGCAGCGCCAGAACTTCCGCCgcttctgctaccaggaggccgagGGGCCAAGAGGCGTTTACGGGCGGCTCCAGCAGCTGTGCGGTCAGTGGCTGAAGGCGGAGAGGCACtccaaggagcagatcctggagctgctgatcctggagcagttcctgagcATCCTGCCGCCCGAGATGCAGAGCTGGGTTGGGGAACATGGGCCGGAGACCtgctcccaggcggtggccctggccgaggaCTTCCTGCAGAGGGCACATGCTGGAGAGAGTTGGGAAGAGCAG gagtTGGGAACAATTGAAGAGGTCGCTCTGGATTTCTCTGAGGAAGAAGAGACCCCACTGAATGGGGAGCAGAGCCCTGGTTACACAGAGGCTAATAGGGAGGATGACGACAGCGACGCCACCTCACTAG GTGAAGATTGGGTGAGTGCCACAGAGACGGAGACACCCCAGTCAGAAGGATTTTATCAAGCCTACCCAAACGGGACTCCGaatggaaggagagaagaaagcaAGGCTTCATGTTTTCATGAGCAGGAAGAGCACCGTCctgagaggaaagaggaaaatggCCCACCAGAGAGAGCAGAAACATGTGTGATTTGGGAGGGTGATGAACTCCTTGAGGAAAGCAGGGAAGCACAGGGGATCCACATGCCAAAGAAGAAGGGCATGTTCAAGGTTGATGGATGGCGCTTCAGGCAGAGGACAGACCCTATTAAACGTGAGAGAACCAACACAGTGGAGCAGCCCTACAAATGCTCTgatggtgggaaaagcttcaaggTGATCTCTCACTGCATTTCTCGTAAAAGAAGACATGGGGAAAGGAAGCAACACAGGTGCCCGGACTGTGGGAAATCCTTCATTGGCAAAGCACACCTTATCAATCATCAGAGAACCCACACTGGAGAGAAGCCGTTCAAGTGCCTGGCCTGTGGGAAGACTTTTGCCCAGAGTTCCAACCTCAGTGTCCatgagagaatccacacaggagtgAAGCCGTTCCAGTGCTCTGACTGTGGGAAAAACTTCTGTTCCAGCGCCAACCTTACCAAACACCAGAGCACCCATGTGAAGGGGGCCCCATATAAATGTTTagtgtgtgggaagagcttcaaggTGCACTCTCACTTTATCACCCACAAAAGAATCCACGCAGGAAGGAAATCGCACACATGCTCAGACTGTGGGAAGAACTTCCCTGCTGCATCACACCTCATAATTCATCGGCGAGTTCATACTGGAGAGAGACCCTATAAATGTGTGGAATGTGGGAAAGCCTTTATTCAGAAGGCTCACCTTAAGGTCCACCAACGAACGCACAAAAGAGGAAAATCATTCCAGTGTTCTGAGTGTGGAGAAAACTTCAGTTCCAGGATCAGCCTTATCCAACATCAAATAATCCACCCTGGAGTGAGCCCCTATAAATGCTATGAATGTGGGAAAACCTTCAGGGTGAATTCCCACCTTATTGCTCACAAGAGGAACCACGCAGCCAAGAAACCCCATAAGTGTTCATACTGTGGGAAATCCTTCTTTACCAAATCGTACTTTATCatccatcagagaatccacacaggagagagaCCGTTCAAATGCTTGGCCTGCGGGAAAGGTTTTAGCCAGATTTCGCACCTTAATGTTCATAAACGAACCCACATTGGGGTGAAGACATTCCAGTGCTCTGACTGTGGGAAAAGTTTCAGTTCGAGCACAAACCTTATTAAGCATCAGAGCATCCACACAAGAGGAAACCTCTATATATGCTCTgactgtgggaaaagcttcaaagGCCATTCCCACCTTATTGCTCACAAGAGAATCCACACAGCCAAGAGGACCCACAAGTGTTCGTACTGCGGGAAGTCCTTCTTTGGCAAATCATACCTCATGAcccaccagagaatccacacgggagagaggCCATACAAATGTTTGgcctgtgggaaaagcttcaggcAGAGCTCCCACCTTACCGCTCATCAAAGGACTCACAAAGGAAAAAAGTCATTATGTTGCTCAGACTGTGGGAAAAGCTTCCGGGTCAGCTCTCACCTTATCGCACACAAGAGGATTCATGAGGCAAAGAAAGCCCATAAGTGTTCCTACTGCAACAAATCCTTCATTTTCAAGTCCTACCTTATCATACACGAGAGAATGCACACGGGAGAGAGACCCTACAAATGTTTGGTTTGTGGcaaaagcttcagtcagaattCACACCTTACTGTTCATCAGAGAACTCATGTGGGGAAGAAACCATCCAGGAAAGGCTTTAGGGTGAGCTCCCAGCTTATTGCCCATAAGAGAATCCACACaacaaagaagctgcacaacaacaataacaacaacaacaataacaacaacaacaacaacgggaaTAGTACTAAGTGTTTGGATTGTGGGAAATCTTTCATATCCAAATCATATCTGCTCATCCATCAGAGAATACACACAGGAGAGAGACCCTACAAGTGCACGGTCTGTGGGAAATGTTTCAGCCAGAGCTCTCATCTGACAGTCCACCAGAGAACCCACAAGGGAGAGAAGTTGTTCCCATGTTCAGATTgtgaggagaaattcagttccagGATGAAGCTTCTTAAgcatcagagaatccacatgAAGGGGAATCCATTTAAATGCTTGGACTGTGGGAAATCTTTTGTCACCAAATCGCAGCTTGTGGTACACCAGAGAAGCCACACTGGGGAGAGGCCGTATAAATGTTTGGACTGTGGGAAAGGGTTCAGCCAGAGCTCAAACCTCATTAGGCACCAGAGGATTCATTCGGGGGAGAACCCCTATAAATGCTCAGACTGTGGGAAAAGCTTCTGTTCAGGTGAGAACCTTATTAagcatcagagaatccacacttAA